ACGGAAATCTGACATAACAGATTCTAAATGCTGATTTTTCCTTGGGTAGCTTGCTATGTCTGATTTGCCTTATGAGTGCTATGTTAGCAAGCTAATTGTTCGTTAGCTTAGCATCTTCAACCTCAACAAAAGTAGCTGGTCTGAAGGTACCGCGCTGGAAGCACAGTTTGATTGTTTTGGACTATAACTTCACATCAAAATGAAGTTCGCCCAGGTTTTGTTGAAGAACAGCTCAAAAATCAGCATACCAAAGCAAGTGGATAGATTTTCCAAGTACTCTCCTTCTCCGCTCTCAATGAAGCAATTTATAGACTTTGGTAAGTTTCTtggcaaaatgaacaaaaccagtttttattgttatttatcagtcctgataaatatttatcagAGTGGGACTCGGCTAAGATTGGCTTTGCTGTTTACTACATGCCAATACGTCTGACATGTAACTGTAAACAGGTGGTAGTTGACAGCTGTCACGTAACCTTAATGTTCACTGATTTCTATGAATGTATCTATGAAAGTACAGatgggtgttttaaggggttTTGTGCTTTTGCCAGAGCACGTGATAAGCCGCTGAAGCAGCATTTATAACGTTACTCGTCGTTTTTAAAGCAATCTGTCCACATTCTTTTCTCTGACCTCTTTATGACTCCTGCTGTTGTTGTAAATAACAGCTCTGAGCACGTTGTATACGTGAGCATGAATgtaacatgaaaatgaatgatttgtatTGTACTGTGCGACAGAAAACCTTGTGTATGCGTAAGGTAGACTAATGTAAACCGCTTTTGTTAttagtcatttttaattttcctgTCATGTCTCGCAGGGTCTGCCAATGCTTGTGAGAAGACCTCCTTTGTGTTTCTGCGTCAGGAGTTGCCTGTCAGACTCGCCAACATAATGAAAGAAATAGACTTCCTTCCCGACAAACTCCTCCGAACTCCGTCACTGCAGTTATTACAAAGCTGGTAAATGTACCATAACTAAATGATTCTGATACCCGGCTCCTCCTGACAGTTTCACTGTATCTGTTTAGGTCCGTTTCATTAGAAAGGACTTAATGTAATCACTTCCACACTAGTCTTGACGGTCTATTTTTCATTCCCTCTGTTTGATATTTGACATTCTGCAGACATCCCATGTCCTACAGTTTCAAAGGTGTTTTGTGTAGTGGTTTCGTGAAGTTaaacatgacagtgtttgtATTCTGAATCAAACACTTCGCTGCTGCATAGGTTTCTCCCACAAGGTAACTTAACATCTAGATAACATCTCTTGGCACGTTTTTATCTTCTAATTTGGTAAGAATCATATTGCCTTTTTAGAATATGTTAACCAGTGACACTGCTATGAAACCTTGGTGTCCTGAAATTTGTGCTTGTCTCCCAGGGTAGTTTTTTAAAGGCTCTCCTTGCAGAATTTCAAAACATTATGCAACACACTGTTTGGATTGTTCTAAATTTACTAAATCTGTGTTATAAATGAACATGATCAAACTGCTATTAgctcatacagacagactgttctGATGTTGTTCAACCATAACCTGGCTATTAGTTTACATGAGCCTATATGAACCTGGAGGTTCCCCTCAAAAATCTTCTTCCCTAGTTCTAGTACTTGAACTGTCTTGTATAAAGAGGGCTCTCATTTGGTTGTTTGGATTGTACTCCAATCTGACCTACAGTACACTGTGATAGCAGAAGACGGTGAAtcagaaagaaatgttttcctgTGTACTGAATGAGTGATTAggaccaaaaataaaacataagccTATGACCAAACATCTCATGTTCCTATGATGACCATTATGCACACTCTGGTCAGGTGAAGTACTAGCACTTAATCTGTCTGCTAACACTTTCATGATTGTCAACAAAGTGATTGCATTATACTTACCAGAGTAAATTAGCATTGTGTTTTGTAAGTGTTGCTTAGAAACACACAATTTGAACTGTGAGACATGAACAGTTGAACTTGAGCTCAAAGATCATTGAAATGAGTGTGTCGTAGATTGTATACGATTGTATGACTGTAGTCTGTAATCTTCAATCAAACCCCTTTATTGTCTCTGCACTACAGAGCTCTCATTCAGAAGGAGGAATCTATAACAGGCTATATAAAACTAAaccacatttttattttctgtccaGTTCAGCTGAAGGCATGCGCTGAAACAAACATTGTAAATATGTTGAATAGCttagtgtgtttattttgcatGATATCACATGCTAAAATCCATGAAGAAAAGATTCATCATAAAAAGTGTAATTACCCTAAGATCTTTGTTAGCGTTATTTGATTGGCATGCAAAGTTGAAGGGCAGTTCATGGGATGAAGCCAGGAGTTTTGATCACAGTTCTGTTTTGCTGAACTGTTTGCCCTTTCACCCACATTCCCTAAACCGCCGCATAAAGAACATTACGTAAGAGGTTTTTGCCAAACCATTTTGATGACAAATTATGAAATGCCAAAATTTAAATGaagcattaaaaaataaaaaaaaacagaaggagatgACAAACTGTTACAACAgcgtttatgtttttttttgtacgttcAAACTTAATAGATGAAATGCTTACAATTTGAATGAATTGATCTAAATGGAAAGTCAGGCTGTTTAGAGTCGAAATGGGAATGAACCGAATGATttgtgaaaaggaaaacaagggCTGTTTTTCATGGCTGTTGGCTTTTGTTTGCCTCATTTAGTTTAGCATAAGCATTGTGAACTGTGCACATCAGTGCAACCCAAATAAAATTCCAACCCTGCACCCTCTctacaaatcaaatcaaagtcCTGTTAAGTTTTGCccagtcactgtttttttcccactctgaCAATGTGTTTATTCAAGGTCACTTGTCAAACCTGATCGCAGATGATGGGGATTTTTTTGTCATGcaaaatgactggaaaaaatCATAACATGACTCCTGTAACTGCCTATTCACCCTTGTGCTCTTTTACAACTTCAGAATGGAGCCATAGAGAGTATCCTGTTAAAAGCTGCGTTGATAACTCAAAAATGCCCTCCCAAATGacagaagtttgttttttgttgttcttttttaaattggaTTTATAACTAGAGCCAGGgaacagtgtgttttgtttgttgcacTTATTGTTGCTACTAGAAGCTTTAAGTGTTACACGCTGTCAAATGTCAGAGGCTCTGTACACAAACAGGAATGCATTGTAGCCTTTTCAAAGGTCATATCCAATTCCTGAGGGGCATGAGCCTCTGACTGTCCTTTTTCACTTCATAGACTGCACgaccccccaacccccatccATAGAGTTATTCATCAATAAAAAGTTATTTGATGTTCCCAGTCTTCAGCTTGTTATAGATTTTAATAATAATACCCGATAATACCTGACAACTCTCTTGTGTATTTTAATCCCTTTAGTGTGTATTCTTGGTATTCTTGACCATGCTTTCCTGGGGCGCTGTTTAACAGACGCCTTGACAGTACTTTCCTGAGACAGTTCACAGATCTGGGATCGATCAAGTCTAATCATCATCATCGATATCATGTCACAAATCAGTTAAAACAGCTTTCATTTTTGCTTTAGTGAAGAGAATGTAGCAGAGAGGTCTTTGGAGTCAggttttattcctttttataAACTAAAACCCCTCgtgttttctttaattacaGGTATGCACAGAGTTTGATGGAACTTGTGGACTTCTTGGAGAAAGACCCTGATGACAAGAAGGTCCTGAAAAAGTAAGTCCAAAGCAAACGCCttccatttatttgtttatttagataTTTCATTTAGATTTGTGATCACATTGCCACTTTTCCTCTCATAAACTTGTTTGAACAATGCAGTTTCACAGAGACCCTCATCAATGTGAGGAACAGACACAACAATGTGGTCCCCACCATGGCCCAGGGAGTGGTAGAGTATAAGGAAGCATATGGCGTAGACCcagtgaccaatcagaatgtCCAATATTTCCTAGACCGTTTCTACATGAGCCGCATCTCAACTCGCATGTTAATGAACCAACACAGTGAGTCTACGGACCTGGTTCCATCAAACTTGCTTTGAATTGCCTTATTTTGCTGTGACCAGTTTTAGTAGAATATATGATACTAGTGAAGAAACATTTAATGCTGAGCTACGTTGATTGCACCTAGTAAAGAGTATagggaaaaaaattacatttccactACTTGTTGATATTAAATAAGAATTGCAGAGGTTTGAGTATGTAGGCTACAATGGAATATACAGAATATTAGGGATATGagataatgtgtttttctgttcactTCTAGCTCTCATCTTCAGTGGAAGCACTAATCCAGCCCATCCTAAGCACATTGGCAGCATCGACCCCAACTGTGATGTCGTGGAGGTGGTCAGAGGTAATGAGTCATATTGGTGCCGGGGTAACCATATTTACCAACCAAGTTATGTTTTGAGAGGTTTATAGAACCATAGTCCCATTGACCTCAGCATCTgcacaatataacacacagcagtTAAGATGTTTGTGATTGAACCAGATTCCAGTGCTCGGAGAGACTTGTCTcgactgtatacacacacaatgtttgatttgtttgccTAATGTAACTGTGAGGTCTAAAGCAGTGTGTTTACCCTCTTGTGTGGTTGGGAGGCTTGGGTAAATTGCAGGTTAAGTATAATTCCACATAGTGAAACAGCCTTATGTTCTTTCTCCAGATGCCTACGAAAGTGCCAAGATGCTGTGTGACCAGTATTACCTGACCTCTCCAGAAGTGGAAATCAAACAAGTGAACTGTGAGCCAGAGTTTTTCTCTGTCAAtctttcagttcagtctgtttttgtgtatctTCTTGTATTCATggtgagttttttttgggggggggagagagacttTAGTCACAGTGGATTGGCCACAATCTCTCAGCCACTATTTACAAGGCAGGGCTTTTGCACACACCTGGGAAAGTTCTGTGTTTGGTTTATGTCAGCACTTTCATGCGgatctgaaagacagagacagattcctgttttttttgtgcattcatATCTGGACACAGCTCTGCAGAaacaagggtgtgtgtgtgtgtgtgtgtgtgtgtgtctaggggGCAGATGTGTTTGAGATTACCACATGTGTGTTGGCGTCCTGTCAGCTTTGGCTGAACTGCTTTCCCTGTAATTATGTTGTGTCTGCTTAGCCTCACTGTGTGTTGTCAGTTGTCAAACAGAGTTTTGGGGTTCCTGAGTCCAACCGCCATTTGACCACTACTGCAAAAGATTGTTAGTTAATGATTGCAAAGCTGCTTTTTCTTCTCATCTGTATGGGTggaaactgtttaaaaagatATTCTAAAACATACACTCCTAGTGCTTGAAGTATGCATGTATGAGCAATTGGAACACAGCCTGTGAAATGCTGAGTTTAATGAGTCGAATAAGGCACTATCAACGGATGGAAATGATCATATCAAGCTACTGTACACACTTCACACTGAGCTTAGGATTTGTGGAATTTTCCGGTAACAGCAGGTTTAATGGccctgtgtgcagtgtgctttTTTCCATCACAATAAATCAAAATGCTGTATGTGAAAACCAAACACTGTCCTGACACAATCAGTCGTGTTATCTCAAATGAAATACCTCTGTGATAGGATCCTGAAACAGGTTCACTCCTGTCACAGACCAGATCAAAGTTGTCTCAGACAACCACAGTACACGACTTCCCAGCTGTTCTATCACCATGCTGTGAAACCATAGCAATCAGTCTTTCTCTACGTGTGAGGAACTGAAGTAACAAgtataatgtttacatttttttggaCTGAAACAAATCTTTTGTGTTCTGCTCTTCGACAGCTAAAGATCCGAATCAGCCAATTCACATTGTCTATGTGCCTTCCCACCTTTATCACATGCTCTTTGAGCTCTTTAAGGTAATGTAAACCTGTCCAAGCTAACATCTGCGTAGGCTGTACAAACAGTGTCTTATTTACATGAAGTTCTATTACACATTGCTATGCGAACAAAGAGTTTAGCAAACTGGGTGTTGTCACGCATACATTTGGCTTTAGCGCTTGCTTTCTGTAACAGAACGCCATGAGGGCCACCGTGGAAACTCACGAGACCAGCCTCACTCTACCACCAATCAAAGTCAGGGTTTCACTGGGAGGCGAAGACTTGACCATTAAGGTGAGCTCTCCTTTCTCCAGGCCTCGTGACCGGGGCCTCCACAACGTGTCAACGTCACGGTTGATGAAGCTTAGTCATTTTTCAACCTTTGTTGAAAGTCAAAGCACATTGGCCAAGCTGGTTAGTACAAAGACACCCCCAGGAGTAAACTCtatgaaatgtctgtttttagaTGTCTGACAGAGGCGGT
This sequence is a window from Chanos chanos chromosome 12, fChaCha1.1, whole genome shotgun sequence. Protein-coding genes within it:
- the pdk4 gene encoding pyruvate dehydrogenase kinase, isozyme 4 isoform X1, which translates into the protein MKFAQVLLKNSSKISIPKQVDRFSKYSPSPLSMKQFIDFGSANACEKTSFVFLRQELPVRLANIMKEIDFLPDKLLRTPSLQLLQSWYAQSLMELVDFLEKDPDDKKVLKNFTETLINVRNRHNNVVPTMAQGVVEYKEAYGVDPVTNQNVQYFLDRFYMSRISTRMLMNQHTLIFSGSTNPAHPKHIGSIDPNCDVVEVVRDAYESAKMLCDQYYLTSPEVEIKQVNSKDPNQPIHIVYVPSHLYHMLFELFKNAMRATVETHETSLTLPPIKVRVSLGGEDLTIKMSDRGGGVPLRKIERLFSYMYSTAPSPVADNSRNAPLAGFGYGLPISRLYAKYFQGDLQLYSMEGYGTSAVIYLKALSSESVERLPVFNKSALKHYQTSIEADDWCIPSSEPKKLGKYEVSR
- the pdk4 gene encoding pyruvate dehydrogenase kinase, isozyme 4 isoform X2 — its product is MKFAQVLLKNSSKISIPKQVDRFSKYSPSPLSMKQFIDFGSANACEKTSFVFLRQELPVRLANIMKEIDFLPDKLLRTPSLQLLQSWYAQSLMELVDFLEKDPDDKKVLKNFTETLINVRNRHNNVVPTMAQGVVEYKEAYGVDPVTNQNVQYFLDRFYMSRISTRMLMNQHTLIFSGSTNPAHPKHIGSIDPNCDVVEVVRDAYESAKMLCDQYYLTSPEVEIKQVNSAKDPNQPIHIVYVPSHLYHMLFELFKNAMRATVETHETSLTLPPIKVRVSLGGEDLTIKMSDRGGGVPLRKIERLFSYMYSTAPSPVADNSRNAPLAGFGYGLPISRLYAKYFQGDLQLYSMEGYGTSAVIYLKALSSESVERLPVFNKSALKHYQTSIEADDWCIPSSEPKKLGKYEVSR